The following proteins are co-located in the Polymorphospora rubra genome:
- a CDS encoding polysaccharide pyruvyl transferase family protein: MSEHIGGGGPLSACLFGVPGSHLNLGVGALRAATLGGLLTREPAADITVFDDGWGQRTGRAYVGGRPVPIGLAGARHSRRYHRPESYLNMRVSAALGGLGNSGIAKIDAADVVLDVSGGDSFSDIYGEHRFRTVAWPKRLSLLRRRPLVFLPQTYGPFKSTRVRAEAVSLVRGAAMAWARDPESYAALGELLGADLDPARHREGVDVAFGLEPREPDEPAHEQLATWFAAVPGPVVGINVSGLMVRAEGAAQFGLAADSGRVAQRLCERLLDESDARIVIVPHVRTPGGTDDDTAASERLHAALSARHGDRVMITPPGLDPHQAKWVIRQTTWFCGMRMHATIAALSSAVPAAILAYSLKARGVFASVGQQRHVADARELGDDDLLDALWRSWTSRAETAAELAERTPVAIRRAGEQMDEIVALARAEHANRSTAGAR, encoded by the coding sequence ATGAGCGAGCACATCGGCGGTGGTGGCCCGCTGTCGGCCTGCCTGTTCGGCGTACCCGGATCGCATCTCAACCTCGGCGTCGGCGCCCTGCGCGCCGCCACCCTGGGCGGGCTGTTGACCAGGGAGCCGGCCGCGGACATCACGGTCTTCGACGACGGCTGGGGCCAGCGCACCGGGCGGGCGTACGTCGGCGGGCGGCCGGTCCCGATCGGCCTGGCCGGAGCCCGGCACTCGCGCCGCTACCACCGGCCCGAGTCCTACCTGAACATGCGGGTCAGCGCCGCCCTCGGCGGCCTCGGCAACAGCGGCATCGCGAAGATCGACGCGGCGGACGTGGTGCTCGACGTCAGCGGTGGGGACAGCTTCAGCGACATCTACGGCGAGCACCGCTTCCGCACCGTCGCCTGGCCCAAGCGGCTCTCCCTGCTGCGCCGCCGCCCGCTGGTGTTCCTGCCGCAGACGTACGGGCCGTTCAAGTCGACCCGGGTCCGTGCCGAGGCGGTCAGCCTCGTCCGCGGGGCGGCGATGGCCTGGGCCCGCGACCCGGAGAGCTACGCCGCGCTCGGCGAACTGCTCGGCGCCGACCTCGACCCGGCCCGCCACCGCGAGGGCGTCGACGTGGCGTTCGGCCTCGAACCCCGCGAACCCGACGAACCGGCCCACGAGCAGCTGGCGACCTGGTTCGCGGCCGTACCCGGCCCGGTCGTCGGCATCAACGTCAGCGGGCTGATGGTGCGCGCCGAGGGCGCCGCCCAGTTCGGCCTCGCCGCCGACAGCGGCCGCGTCGCCCAGCGCCTCTGCGAACGCCTCCTCGACGAGTCGGACGCCCGGATCGTCATCGTGCCGCACGTGCGCACCCCCGGCGGCACCGACGACGACACCGCCGCCAGCGAGCGCCTGCACGCCGCCCTCAGTGCCCGGCACGGCGACCGGGTGATGATCACGCCGCCCGGCCTCGACCCGCACCAGGCGAAGTGGGTCATCCGGCAGACCACCTGGTTCTGCGGTATGCGGATGCACGCCACCATCGCCGCGCTGTCGTCGGCCGTACCAGCGGCGATCCTCGCCTACAGCCTCAAGGCCCGCGGCGTCTTCGCCAGCGTCGGCCAGCAGCGGCACGTCGCCGACGCCCGTGAGCTCGGCGACGACGACCTGCTCGACGCCCTCTGGCGGTCCTGGACGAGCCGTGCCGAGACCGCCGCCGAACTCGCCGAACGCACCCCGGTCGCGATCCGCCGCGCCGGCGAGCAGATGGACGAGATCGTCGCCCTGGCCCGCGCCGAACACGCCAACCGCAGCACCGCCGGAGCCCGTTGA
- a CDS encoding Coenzyme F420 hydrogenase/dehydrogenase, beta subunit C-terminal domain → MPQPQTVHDVADHKLCTGCGVCAYLAPDEVRMVDVLDHGRRPLPITPVARNGAGATAAVGCCPGVRLEHDTEQAAPGEIAELRAAWGPVRAIYEGYAADPEIRFAGSSGGVATALAAFCIERQGMAGALHIGARKDVPYLNETKYSLGRDDLLAGAGSRYAPASPCDRLDLIESADAPSAFIGKPCDVAAVRMARQVRPALDAKVGVTIAVFCAGTPTTQGTLEMLKVLGVDDPARIESVHYRGNGWPGNARTRLVDDPPGQERTLTYEQSWGDILQKHRQWRCYLCADHTGEFADVAVGDPWYRPTAGDPGRSLVLARTERGVRLIEAAIAAGALVLEPVEPKILPASQPNLLRARGAVWGRLVTLRAAGLMTPRLKHLPMSTMWRHNLSTKEKLQSTVGTLRRVRRKQLRTRATLTPMDN, encoded by the coding sequence ATGCCCCAGCCGCAGACCGTCCACGACGTCGCCGACCACAAGCTCTGCACCGGCTGCGGTGTCTGCGCCTACCTCGCACCCGACGAGGTACGCATGGTCGACGTGCTCGACCACGGCCGCCGCCCGCTGCCGATCACCCCGGTCGCCCGCAACGGCGCCGGCGCCACCGCCGCGGTCGGCTGCTGTCCCGGCGTACGGCTGGAACACGACACCGAGCAGGCAGCCCCCGGCGAGATCGCCGAACTGCGGGCCGCCTGGGGACCGGTCCGGGCGATCTACGAGGGGTACGCCGCCGACCCGGAGATCCGGTTCGCCGGCTCCAGCGGTGGCGTGGCGACCGCGCTGGCCGCCTTCTGCATCGAGCGGCAGGGCATGGCCGGCGCGTTGCACATCGGCGCCCGCAAGGATGTGCCCTACCTCAACGAGACGAAGTACTCGCTCGGCCGCGACGACCTGCTCGCGGGTGCCGGCTCCCGGTACGCCCCCGCCAGCCCCTGCGACCGGCTCGACCTGATCGAGTCGGCCGACGCACCGAGTGCCTTCATCGGCAAGCCCTGCGACGTCGCCGCCGTACGGATGGCCCGACAGGTCCGGCCGGCCCTGGACGCCAAGGTCGGGGTGACCATCGCGGTCTTCTGTGCCGGCACCCCCACCACCCAGGGCACCCTGGAGATGCTCAAGGTGCTCGGGGTGGACGACCCGGCCCGGATCGAGTCGGTGCACTACCGGGGTAACGGCTGGCCGGGCAACGCCCGGACCCGCCTGGTCGACGACCCGCCGGGGCAGGAACGCACCCTGACGTACGAGCAGTCCTGGGGCGACATCCTGCAGAAGCACCGGCAGTGGCGCTGCTACCTGTGCGCCGACCACACCGGTGAGTTCGCGGACGTCGCCGTCGGCGACCCCTGGTACCGCCCGACCGCCGGTGACCCGGGCCGCTCGCTGGTCCTGGCCCGCACCGAGCGGGGCGTACGGCTCATCGAGGCCGCCATCGCGGCCGGTGCCCTGGTCCTCGAACCGGTCGAGCCGAAGATCCTGCCCGCCTCGCAGCCCAACCTGCTCCGGGCCCGTGGCGCGGTCTGGGGCCGGCTGGTGACCCTGCGGGCGGCCGGGCTGATGACTCCGCGGCTGAAGCACCTGCCGATGTCGACCATGTGGCGGCACAATCTGTCCACGAAGGAGAAGTTGCAGTCGACGGTCGGCACGCTTCGCCGCGTTCGCCGCAAGCAGCTGCGCACCCGCGCCACCCTCACCCCGATGGACAACTGA
- a CDS encoding ISL3 family transposase, whose protein sequence is MRGVRVWQRLLGVERAVVERVEWSEEGGDGGGFVVAHVRLHAGARSRCGVCRRRCVGYDRGEGRRRWRAPDLGTVRVVIEADAPRVSCRVHGVVVAAVPWARHGAGHTLAFDEMVAWLATVASKSAVRQLMRVAWSTVGAIVARVWADTGGAVDRFAGLTRIGIDEISYRRGEKYLTVVVDHDSGRLLWVHPGRHEATLNLFFDLLGPQRCAALRLVSADGAPWIARVVARRCPQAVRCADPFHVVAWAVDALDVVRRQAWNNAVGRVRGPAKGGPGGRGVSAELKRCRWALWKNPENLTQKQTAQLAWIARTDSRLHRAYLLKEGLRYAFTVKGQAGREAIDRWISWARRCRIPAFVDLSRRIVRHRDAIDAALDHGLSNALVESTNAKIRLIIRMAYGFRNIDALISMALLSLGGHRPTLPGRTRPPTLPQPTHG, encoded by the coding sequence ATGCGTGGTGTCAGGGTATGGCAACGGTTGCTCGGGGTTGAGCGGGCGGTGGTGGAGCGGGTGGAGTGGTCTGAGGAGGGGGGTGATGGGGGCGGGTTCGTGGTGGCGCATGTGCGGTTGCATGCGGGGGCGAGGTCTCGGTGTGGGGTGTGTCGGCGGCGGTGTGTGGGTTATGACCGGGGTGAGGGGCGGCGTCGGTGGAGGGCGCCGGATCTGGGGACGGTTCGGGTGGTGATCGAGGCGGATGCGCCGAGGGTGTCGTGTCGGGTGCATGGGGTGGTGGTGGCGGCGGTGCCGTGGGCACGGCACGGGGCGGGTCACACGTTGGCGTTTGACGAGATGGTGGCGTGGCTTGCGACGGTGGCGTCGAAGTCGGCGGTGCGGCAGTTGATGCGGGTGGCGTGGTCGACGGTCGGCGCGATCGTGGCGCGGGTGTGGGCTGACACCGGTGGTGCGGTGGATCGGTTTGCGGGGTTGACCCGGATCGGGATCGATGAGATTTCGTACCGGCGGGGTGAGAAGTATCTGACGGTCGTGGTTGACCATGACAGTGGCCGGTTGTTGTGGGTTCATCCGGGCCGTCACGAGGCGACGTTGAACCTGTTCTTCGATCTGCTGGGTCCGCAGCGGTGTGCGGCGTTGCGGTTGGTGTCGGCTGATGGGGCGCCGTGGATCGCACGGGTGGTGGCCAGGCGGTGTCCGCAGGCGGTGCGGTGTGCTGATCCGTTCCATGTGGTCGCCTGGGCTGTGGACGCGTTGGACGTGGTGCGTAGGCAGGCGTGGAACAACGCCGTGGGCCGGGTCCGGGGTCCGGCGAAGGGCGGGCCGGGTGGGCGGGGTGTGTCAGCGGAGTTGAAACGCTGCCGGTGGGCGTTGTGGAAGAACCCGGAGAACCTAACCCAGAAGCAGACCGCCCAACTGGCGTGGATCGCCCGGACCGATTCGCGTCTACACCGTGCCTACCTACTCAAGGAGGGCCTGCGATATGCGTTCACGGTCAAGGGCCAGGCGGGCAGGGAAGCGATCGACCGATGGATCAGTTGGGCCCGACGCTGCCGGATCCCGGCGTTCGTCGACCTGTCACGACGGATCGTCCGGCACCGCGACGCGATCGACGCGGCACTGGACCACGGCCTGTCCAACGCCCTGGTCGAAAGCACCAACGCCAAGATCCGCCTGATCATCCGGATGGCGTACGGCTTCCGCAACATCGACGCGCTCATCTCGATGGCCCTGCTCAGCCTCGGAGGACACCGACCGACCCTACCCGGCCGGACACGACCACCCACCCTGCCCCAACCCACCCACGGATGA
- a CDS encoding right-handed parallel beta-helix repeat-containing protein, protein MTNTAAMPARVTQPRPERLRRHRAKRPPLLVVIGLCVAVVAAAGYTAWTFFAPEGNGSPLVITEPGRLVADQTVERPIEVAADNVTIRAVVLNAGGSAALRIRPGVQGTVIEDTEIRCTTRETDGIVPGGYTALRVSTYGCREPYAQTAEAPAVIVESRHDGQPYGAQAMPPVVAAPTPGPSGVGAFGPAPSGSPSPSASRSPGSGPVTLPSSWPNERNTGVPAGTRLTNSGSLELKKDGQVVSGLNINGCVDVRAKNVTIRKSKINCTRSTYSIRTYDTTVNLVVEDVEINGGGQNSAAVCCGNYTLRRVNIHNVIDGPRLGSRVTIVDSWIHDLARASGSHNDALQTTGASNIVIRHNRLDTYKASTGDPFNACLMVGSTTGPQVSNLTFEDNYCNGGNYSINIRDDTNASNIVFRRNVFGRDFRYGVVARHNLPGVTWEASNVYFDNKQPVVTD, encoded by the coding sequence GTGACCAACACCGCCGCGATGCCCGCCCGGGTCACCCAACCACGGCCGGAGCGGCTGCGGCGGCATCGGGCCAAGCGACCGCCGCTGTTAGTCGTGATCGGGCTCTGCGTCGCCGTCGTGGCCGCTGCCGGCTACACCGCGTGGACCTTCTTCGCCCCCGAAGGCAACGGATCGCCGCTTGTCATCACCGAACCGGGGCGGCTGGTCGCCGACCAGACCGTCGAACGGCCGATCGAGGTCGCGGCCGACAACGTCACCATCCGTGCCGTCGTGCTGAACGCGGGCGGGTCGGCCGCCCTGCGGATCCGGCCCGGCGTACAGGGCACCGTGATCGAGGACACCGAGATCCGCTGCACCACCCGCGAGACCGACGGCATCGTGCCCGGCGGCTACACCGCGCTGCGGGTAAGCACCTACGGTTGCCGGGAGCCGTACGCACAGACCGCGGAGGCGCCCGCCGTCATCGTCGAATCCCGGCACGACGGCCAGCCGTACGGGGCGCAGGCCATGCCGCCCGTCGTCGCCGCTCCCACTCCGGGACCGTCCGGCGTGGGAGCATTCGGCCCCGCCCCCAGTGGCTCCCCCTCGCCGTCGGCCAGCCGGTCCCCCGGATCCGGGCCGGTCACCCTGCCGTCGTCGTGGCCGAACGAGCGGAACACCGGCGTGCCCGCCGGCACCCGGCTCACCAACTCCGGCTCCCTGGAGCTGAAGAAGGACGGGCAGGTCGTCTCCGGCCTGAACATCAACGGCTGCGTGGACGTACGCGCGAAGAACGTCACCATCCGCAAATCGAAGATCAACTGCACCCGCAGCACGTACTCGATCCGCACGTACGACACGACCGTCAACCTGGTCGTCGAAGACGTCGAGATCAACGGTGGCGGCCAGAACTCGGCCGCGGTCTGCTGCGGCAACTACACGCTGCGCCGGGTCAACATCCACAACGTGATCGACGGACCCCGACTCGGCTCCCGGGTCACCATCGTCGACTCCTGGATCCACGACCTGGCCCGGGCCAGCGGCTCGCACAACGACGCGTTGCAGACCACCGGTGCCAGCAACATCGTCATCCGGCACAACCGGCTGGACACCTACAAGGCGAGCACCGGCGACCCGTTCAACGCCTGCCTGATGGTCGGTTCGACGACGGGCCCGCAGGTCAGCAACCTGACCTTCGAGGACAACTACTGTAACGGCGGCAACTACTCGATCAACATCCGCGACGACACGAACGCGTCCAACATCGTCTTCCGTCGCAACGTCTTCGGCCGCGACTTCCGCTACGGCGTGGTCGCCCGGCACAACCTTCCGGGCGTCACCTGGGAAGCCAGCAACGTCTACTTCGACAACAAGCAGCCGGTCGTCACCGACTGA
- a CDS encoding AI-2E family transporter codes for MPDDNPPDARQSAIGATAGEAAAPPAPAGAGTGDSDSGVSRPDHDTPTAAEPTAVVVNTVESRFGTPGPPLRRNAFLVGFTGGLGLVLAYATFLALRNAASMLVLVFIALFLAIGLNPAVVRLRRWGLPHGLAVTTVGLTVVLLLCGGVFALVPPVVTQSGQFIEQLPSYVEQLRRNDTVNELVERYDVIEKVQAAANADTIGRALGGVFGGARFLFGTAFNVLTVLVLTIYFMATFDRLKRLAYALVPASRRERVQLIGDEILTKVGAYMVGALSIAVLAGISAYVFATIVGLAYPFALAVVVAVCDLIPQIGATLGAVIVSLVGFAMSLPVGIACVVFFVIYQQIENYLIYPKVMRRSVKVSDVAAIVAALLGVALFGVIGALIAIPAVAAVQLILREVVLPRQQSR; via the coding sequence ATGCCGGACGACAACCCGCCGGACGCGCGGCAATCCGCGATCGGCGCGACGGCCGGCGAGGCCGCTGCCCCACCGGCCCCGGCAGGTGCCGGCACCGGCGACTCCGACAGCGGGGTGAGCCGGCCGGACCACGACACTCCGACAGCCGCCGAGCCGACCGCGGTCGTGGTGAACACCGTCGAGAGCCGCTTCGGCACGCCCGGCCCGCCCCTGCGCCGCAACGCGTTCCTCGTCGGGTTCACCGGTGGTCTCGGCCTCGTGCTGGCGTACGCGACGTTCCTGGCCCTGCGCAACGCGGCGTCCATGCTGGTCCTGGTCTTCATCGCGCTGTTCCTGGCCATCGGCCTCAACCCCGCGGTCGTACGGCTGCGCAGGTGGGGTCTGCCGCACGGGCTCGCGGTCACCACGGTCGGACTGACCGTCGTACTGCTGCTCTGTGGCGGGGTCTTCGCCCTCGTGCCGCCGGTCGTCACCCAGTCCGGCCAGTTCATCGAGCAACTGCCGTCCTATGTGGAGCAGCTGCGGCGCAACGACACCGTCAACGAACTCGTCGAACGCTACGACGTGATCGAGAAGGTCCAGGCCGCCGCGAACGCGGACACCATCGGCCGGGCCCTCGGCGGTGTCTTCGGTGGCGCCCGGTTCCTCTTCGGCACCGCCTTCAACGTGTTGACCGTGCTGGTGCTGACCATCTACTTCATGGCCACCTTCGACCGGCTGAAGCGCCTGGCGTACGCGCTGGTCCCGGCCTCCCGGCGGGAGCGCGTGCAACTCATCGGCGACGAGATCCTGACCAAGGTCGGGGCGTACATGGTCGGCGCCCTGTCCATCGCCGTCCTCGCCGGCATCAGCGCGTACGTCTTCGCCACGATCGTCGGGCTGGCGTATCCGTTCGCGTTGGCCGTCGTGGTCGCCGTCTGCGACCTGATTCCGCAGATCGGCGCCACCCTCGGCGCGGTCATCGTCAGCCTGGTCGGTTTCGCCATGTCGCTGCCGGTCGGTATCGCCTGTGTCGTCTTCTTCGTGATCTACCAGCAGATCGAGAACTACCTCATCTATCCGAAGGTGATGCGCCGTTCGGTGAAGGTCAGCGATGTCGCCGCCATCGTCGCCGCGCTGCTCGGTGTCGCCCTGTTCGGCGTCATCGGCGCGCTGATCGCGATCCCGGCGGTAGCCGCGGTGCAGCTCATCCTGCGCGAGGTGGTGCTGCCCCGGCAGCAGTCCCGGTGA
- a CDS encoding DivIVA domain-containing protein gives MPQQQPSSLAFFENATSQHDFTVVLRGYDRGQVDDFVGRLSAALTQAQQAQGEAEQRMNDAQRRLRQAEQRLNSVEQKLTDTNKQLEENNRPTLSGLGTRVEQILRLAEEQANDHRGEAKRESEGILSAARLEAREITDKARAEAAAMKATAEREAGSLRTAAEREAAEVRVQARREADTLRADADRETKQLRTVTAHEVAELKSTVEREVATLRATAEREITQQRAKAAREAEEKRAEATKLLTDARDKRDKDLQALELQLAERREKAEREESERHAAQVAQTQKMVAEAEERARAAQDRAKEIEQRAEARRIESERSAAETVEKAKALADKTLSEARAESTRLLNEARTEAELTTQAARREVEDLTRQKDAVTAQLGQMLSGLAGIVPTVQPPGDAKTADAKTDKEDATDRVAAKTTG, from the coding sequence ATGCCCCAGCAGCAGCCATCCTCCCTTGCGTTCTTCGAGAACGCGACCTCGCAGCACGACTTCACCGTCGTCCTGCGTGGATACGACCGTGGGCAGGTCGACGACTTCGTCGGCCGCCTAAGCGCCGCGCTCACCCAGGCTCAGCAGGCTCAGGGCGAGGCCGAGCAGCGGATGAACGACGCGCAGCGCCGGCTCCGCCAGGCCGAGCAACGGCTCAACTCGGTCGAGCAGAAGCTCACCGACACCAACAAGCAACTCGAAGAGAACAACCGGCCAACTCTGTCCGGCCTCGGCACCCGGGTCGAGCAGATCCTGCGGCTGGCCGAGGAGCAGGCCAACGACCACCGTGGCGAGGCCAAGCGCGAGTCGGAGGGCATCCTGTCCGCCGCCCGCCTCGAGGCCCGGGAGATCACCGACAAGGCCCGCGCCGAGGCCGCCGCGATGAAGGCCACCGCCGAACGCGAGGCGGGCAGCCTGCGTACGGCCGCCGAGCGGGAGGCCGCCGAGGTGCGGGTGCAGGCCCGCCGCGAGGCCGACACCCTGCGCGCCGACGCCGACCGGGAGACCAAGCAGCTTCGTACGGTGACCGCCCACGAGGTCGCCGAACTGAAGTCGACGGTCGAGCGGGAGGTCGCCACCCTGCGCGCCACCGCGGAGCGGGAGATCACCCAGCAGCGGGCCAAGGCCGCCCGCGAGGCCGAGGAGAAGCGCGCCGAGGCGACGAAGCTGCTCACCGACGCCCGCGACAAGCGCGACAAGGACCTTCAGGCCCTGGAGTTGCAGCTCGCCGAGCGACGCGAGAAGGCCGAGCGCGAGGAGTCGGAGCGGCACGCGGCCCAGGTCGCGCAGACCCAGAAGATGGTGGCCGAGGCCGAGGAGCGGGCCCGCGCCGCCCAGGACCGGGCCAAGGAGATCGAGCAGCGGGCGGAGGCCCGCCGGATCGAGTCCGAGCGCAGCGCCGCCGAGACGGTCGAGAAGGCGAAGGCGCTGGCCGACAAGACCCTCAGCGAGGCGCGGGCGGAGTCGACCCGCCTGCTCAACGAGGCGCGTACCGAGGCCGAACTGACCACCCAGGCGGCCCGCCGCGAGGTCGAGGACCTCACCCGCCAGAAGGACGCCGTCACGGCCCAGCTCGGTCAGATGCTCTCCGGTCTGGCCGGCATCGTGCCGACGGTGCAGCCGCCGGGCGACGCCAAGACCGCTGACGCGAAAACCGACAAGGAAGACGCGACCGACCGCGTGGCGGCCAAAACGACTGGCTGA
- a CDS encoding TIGR03621 family F420-dependent LLM class oxidoreductase, with protein sequence MTAPLPFRFTASMPGLNRPASRWRDEIRRIEDLGFSSVSVSDHFTGGWAMDPLVAMTVAAEVTSHLRVLGMVFCNDFRHPVLLHKSMANLDVFSGGRVEIGLGAGWMRDDHDAAGLPFDPPGVRVDRLAEAIEVITGLFGAEPVDFAGKHYRITDLDGLPKPVQRPHPPLLVGGGSRRVLELAGRTADIVGINPRLAPDVDPLSAVAEMSPERMDRKVGWARSAAREAGRDPAGLEFQLRMFDVRVTHRGEEHRSTSSHAALASPEVLAASPAVLHGSVDECVDRLLAIRERYGINYLHLGGNLDAAAPIVARLAGR encoded by the coding sequence ATCACCGCCCCGCTTCCGTTCCGTTTCACCGCCTCGATGCCCGGGCTGAACCGGCCGGCGTCCCGGTGGCGCGACGAGATCCGCCGGATCGAGGACCTGGGCTTCAGCTCGGTGTCCGTCTCCGACCACTTCACCGGCGGCTGGGCGATGGATCCGCTGGTCGCGATGACCGTCGCCGCCGAGGTCACCAGCCACCTGCGGGTGCTCGGCATGGTCTTCTGCAACGACTTCCGCCACCCGGTGCTGCTGCACAAGTCGATGGCCAACCTCGACGTCTTCTCCGGCGGCCGGGTCGAGATCGGGCTCGGCGCCGGCTGGATGCGCGACGACCACGACGCTGCCGGCCTGCCGTTCGACCCGCCCGGCGTACGCGTCGACCGGCTGGCCGAGGCGATCGAGGTGATCACCGGCCTGTTCGGCGCGGAGCCGGTCGACTTCGCCGGCAAGCACTACCGGATCACCGATCTCGACGGGCTGCCCAAGCCGGTGCAGCGCCCGCATCCCCCGCTGCTGGTCGGCGGCGGCAGCCGTCGGGTGCTCGAACTCGCCGGGCGCACCGCGGACATCGTCGGGATCAACCCGCGGCTCGCCCCCGACGTCGACCCGCTGTCGGCGGTCGCGGAGATGAGCCCGGAGCGGATGGACCGCAAGGTCGGCTGGGCCCGGTCGGCGGCCCGCGAGGCCGGCCGCGACCCGGCCGGGCTGGAGTTCCAGTTGCGGATGTTCGACGTGCGGGTCACGCACCGCGGCGAGGAGCACCGCTCGACGTCCAGCCACGCCGCCCTGGCCTCGCCGGAGGTTCTGGCGGCCTCCCCGGCGGTGCTGCACGGCAGCGTCGACGAGTGCGTCGACCGGTTGCTGGCGATCCGCGAGCGGTACGGCATCAACTATCTGCACCTGGGCGGCAATCTCGACGCGGCGGCGCCGATCGTCGCGCGGCTGGCGGGCCGCTGA
- the mce gene encoding methylmalonyl-CoA epimerase: MADHSPAEPTADFVTGIGLLRIDHVGIAVADLDAAIGFYERVFGMRCAHREVNEEQGVSEAMMAVGPSPDGGFVQLLAPLSESSTIAKFLDRNGPGVQQVAYTVSDVDAAGAALRERGVRLLYDAPRRGTAGSRINFVHPKDAGGVLIELVEPATP, encoded by the coding sequence ATGGCCGACCACTCCCCCGCCGAGCCCACTGCGGACTTTGTCACAGGTATCGGGCTGCTACGCATCGATCATGTCGGGATCGCCGTCGCCGACCTCGACGCCGCCATCGGGTTCTACGAGCGTGTCTTCGGGATGCGCTGCGCGCACCGCGAGGTCAACGAGGAACAGGGCGTAAGCGAGGCGATGATGGCCGTCGGCCCGTCGCCCGACGGCGGATTCGTGCAGCTCCTCGCGCCGCTGTCGGAGTCGTCGACGATCGCGAAGTTCCTCGACCGCAACGGGCCGGGCGTGCAGCAGGTGGCCTACACGGTCAGCGACGTGGACGCCGCCGGCGCGGCACTGCGTGAGCGCGGTGTGCGTCTGCTCTACGACGCCCCGCGCCGGGGTACGGCGGGGTCGCGGATCAACTTCGTGCACCCGAAGGACGCCGGCGGCGTACTGATCGAACTCGTCGAACCCGCCACCCCCTGA
- a CDS encoding acetyl-CoA C-acetyltransferase encodes MASVIVGGARTPMGRLLGNLKDFPATKLGGIAIRAALERSGVAPDQVEYVIMGQVLQAGAGQIPARQAAVEAGIPLSVPALTVNKVCLSGLDAIALADQLIRAGEFDIVVAGGMESMTNAPHLLIGQRQGYKYGDVVIKDHMALDGLTDAWDCCAMGESTERHGVRHAITRAEQDAFAATSHQRAAAAQKNGHFADEIVPVEVPQRKGDPVLVTEDEGIRPDTTVESLARLRPAFTKDGTITAGSSSPISDGAAAVVVMSRTRAQQLGLPWLAEIGAHGNVAGPDNSLHSQPSNAIRQALSKAGLGIEDLDLIEINEAFAQVGIQSTRDLGISPDVVNVNGGAIALGHPIGMSGARLVLSLAMELKRRGGGTGAAALCGGGGQGDALIIRVPKA; translated from the coding sequence ATGGCTTCGGTGATCGTTGGTGGCGCACGTACCCCGATGGGACGGCTGCTCGGCAACCTCAAGGACTTTCCGGCCACCAAACTCGGCGGGATCGCCATCAGGGCCGCCCTGGAGCGTTCCGGTGTCGCCCCTGACCAGGTCGAATACGTCATCATGGGGCAGGTCCTGCAGGCCGGCGCCGGCCAGATCCCGGCCCGCCAGGCGGCCGTCGAGGCGGGCATCCCGCTGTCCGTACCGGCCCTGACCGTCAACAAGGTCTGCCTTTCCGGGCTCGACGCGATCGCCCTGGCCGACCAGCTGATCCGGGCCGGCGAGTTCGACATCGTGGTGGCCGGTGGCATGGAGTCGATGACCAACGCCCCGCACCTGCTGATCGGCCAGCGGCAGGGCTACAAGTACGGCGACGTCGTGATCAAGGACCACATGGCGCTCGACGGGCTGACCGATGCCTGGGACTGCTGCGCGATGGGCGAGTCCACCGAGCGGCACGGGGTCCGCCACGCCATCACCCGCGCCGAGCAGGACGCCTTCGCCGCCACCAGCCATCAGCGGGCGGCCGCCGCGCAGAAGAACGGCCACTTCGCCGACGAGATCGTTCCGGTCGAGGTGCCGCAGCGCAAGGGCGACCCGGTGCTGGTCACCGAGGACGAGGGCATCCGCCCCGACACCACGGTCGAGTCGCTGGCCCGGTTGCGTCCGGCCTTCACCAAGGACGGCACCATCACCGCCGGCAGCTCCTCGCCGATCTCCGACGGTGCCGCCGCCGTGGTCGTGATGAGCCGGACCCGGGCCCAGCAGCTCGGCCTGCCCTGGCTCGCCGAGATCGGCGCGCACGGCAACGTCGCCGGCCCGGACAACTCCCTGCACTCCCAGCCGTCGAACGCCATCAGGCAGGCGCTCAGCAAGGCCGGCCTCGGCATCGAGGACCTCGACCTGATCGAGATCAACGAGGCGTTCGCGCAGGTCGGTATCCAGTCGACCCGTGACCTGGGAATCAGCCCGGACGTCGTCAACGTCAACGGTGGCGCGATCGCACTCGGCCACCCGATCGGGATGTCCGGGGCCCGACTGGTGCTCAGCCTCGCCATGGAACTCAAGCGGCGCGGTGGCGGCACCGGCGCGGCGGCCCTGTGCGGCGGCGGCGGTCAGGGCGACGCCCTGATCATCCGCGTCCCGAAGGCATGA